From the Tripterygium wilfordii isolate XIE 37 chromosome 6, ASM1340144v1, whole genome shotgun sequence genome, one window contains:
- the LOC119999308 gene encoding tRNA pseudouridine synthase Pus10 isoform X2 gives MSGESDEAHASNTLEAGEKEMQRVKDVVRSLPLLAVKDLLSAGVCVRCVFRLFGVQGHIYSCSALSLDMICGAVGETADIEGHIVGSDIETNESTYIFKDSEVEPEICIICLGILQFSYRDEKEVLVRRESAKDFVMSLAELVKQEGHQIDGISLEVSVPSVILENEQVAWLDLKRKYGSEPWFQQWLLSERISAKDALKFAIESLLETLFDVKLGSGTLCIRLTYMDSKASNSVERNQGFKRKKTEFPVAEVEAESKRCLNGWQGDNLSKCSKFPLEKVSKPCYLALLCHRTAVYFGGRYLKYSRNVSQTRWIIDDERMGEASVEEIIGGSILPMCQGDNYKFHAAGREDIDVRMLGSGRPFLVEMQNARQIPSEESVKEIETKINQLEPKFVGVRNLKMVDSHSWTLMREGEAEKQKQYAALVWTSRSLEDEDLLSISSVKDLQILQRTPIRVLHRRSPLEREKIIHWIKIERMAGSSQYFLLHLCTQAGTYIKEFVHGDLGRTHPSIGSILGCRAEILQLDVTEVKMDCFLDE, from the exons ATGTCGGGAGAGTCAGATGAAGCGCATGCTAGCAACACTTTGGAGGCTGGCGAAAAGGAGATGCAGCGGGTCAAAGACGTCGTTCGCTCGCTGCCTCTTCTGGCCGTCAAGGACTTGTTATCTGCGGGG GTTTGTGTTAGATGTGTCTTCAGGCTATTTGGGGTCCAAGGACATATATATTCTTGCTCTGCCCTCTCACTGGATATGATTTGTGGTGCTGTTGGAGAAACGGCTGATATAGAAGGACATATTGTTGGCAGTGACATTGAAACGAATGAATCAACTTATATATTTAAAGATTCCGAAGTTGAGCCAGAAATCTGTATCATTTGTTTGGGCATTCTGCAGTTCTCTTATCGTGATGAGAAAGAAGTACTGGTGAGAAGGGAGAGTGCCAAAGATTTTGTTATGTCTCTTGCTGAACTTGTGAAGCAAGAAGGTCATCAAATTGATGGAATTTCTCTTGAAGTTTCTGTACCATCAGTGATTTTGGAGAATGAGCAAGTGGCTTG GTTGGATTTGAAAAGGAAATATGGATCTGAACCTTGGTTCCAACAATGGTTACTTTCTGAGCGTATTTCTGCAaaagatgctttgaaatttgcCATAGAAAGTCTCCTTGAGACATTATTT GATGTTAAGCTGGGTTCAGGCACTTTATGCATTCGTTTGACATACATGGactcaaaggcatcaaattcagTAGAAAGGAACCAGGgtttcaagagaaaaaaaacag AATTTCCTGTTGCTGAAGTTGAGGCAGAAAGTAAAAGGTGTTTAAATGGTTGGCAGGGTGATAACCTATCCAAATGCTCCAAATTTCCCCTGGAGAAg GTCAGTAAACCCTGCTACTTGGCACTTCTATGCCATAGGACAGCTGTTTATTTTGGTGGGCGATATCTCAAG TACTCGAGAAACGTGAGTCAAACACGTTGGATCATTGATGATGAGAGAATGGGAGAAGCATCTGTTGAG GAGATAATAGGTGGCAGCATTCTTCCAATGTGTCAGGGTGATAATTACAAGTTTCATGCAGCCGGTAGAGAGGATATCGAT GTTCGAATGCTAGGCTCAGGTCGGCCTTTTCTTGTTGAGATGCAAAATGCACGCCAAATTCCATCGGAGGAGTCTGTGAAAGAAATAGAAACAAAGATAAATCAATTGGAACCTAAATTT GTTGGAGTGAGAAACCTTAAGATGGTCGACAGTCATAGTTGGACCCTCATGCGTGAAGGAGAAGCGGAAAAGCAG AAACAATATGCTGCCCTGGTGTGGACTTCTCGCTCACTTGAGGATGAAGATTTACTCTCTATATCTTCAGTGAAGGACTTA CAAATTTTGCAGAGGACCCCCATAAGGGTGCTTCACCGCCGAAGTCCATTGGAACGTGAAAAGATTATACATTG GATAAAAATTGAGAGAATGGCCGGAAGTTCTCAATATTTCCTTTTGCATCTTTGTACCcag GCTGGGACATATATCAAGGAATTTGTTCATGGGGATCTCGGTCGTACCCATCCcag TATTGGTTCGATTCTTGGATGCAGAGCAGAGATTCTGCAACTTGATGTTACAGAAGTGAAAATGGACTGTTTTCTGGATGAGTAA
- the LOC120000759 gene encoding F-box protein SKIP23-like, with product MDFLTFAQKQLKHAVQKIKTTMLTIVEHQPEEEDQLPWLILPSHDFRTNSITFLDFSVNEVINLKFPETQGKIICGFSMNWLIMIDDGASEITLFSPITRDQIRLPPIMYKSMKQEFVHKAILSSSPDNSLTDYIVMVIYGESKQLAYYNASIKTWTLLEEAGSYYDDIICFEDGLYAVDEYGKLVIFNPNRCSKITVILNPSLFQGQKLYLVDLEGDLGLVIRYISDEPNIGCGTYKFTVHIQDQGKWVEIKNLDECAALVGYNQSIVLCSERLKGLKSDCIYFTDYYLDEKIKGGSQEICVFSLENCSFQSLR from the coding sequence ATGGACTTTCTTACATTTGCCCAGAAGCAGCTAAAGCATGCTGTCCAAAAGATTAAGACTACAATGTTGACTATTGTAGAACACCAACCTGAAGAAGAAGACCAGCTGCCATGGCTCATCCTTCCGAGCCATGATTTCAGAACAAATTCCATAACTTTCTTGGATTTCTCCGTCAATGAAGTCATCAATCTCAAATTCCCAGAGACTCAAGGGAAAATAATTTGTGGGTTTTCGATGAATTGGCTGATCATGATTGATGATGGAGCTTCAGAGATCACACTGTTCAGTCCCATCACTAGAGATCAGATCCGACTCCCACCGATCATGTACAAATCAATGAAACAAGAGTTTGTTCACAAAGCCATACTATCGTCGTCTCCTGATAACTCTCTTACTGACTACATTGTGATGGTAATCTATGGAGAATCAAAACAACTAGCTTACTACAATGCTAGTATTAAAACATGGACATTACTTGAAGAAGCCGGGTCTTATTACGATGATATAATCTGTTTTGAAGACGGGCTTTACGCGGTTGATGAGTACGGAAAACTGGTGATTTTCAACCCTAATCGTTGTTCTAAGATCACAGTAATATTGAATCCATCATTGTTTCAAGGACAGAAGCTATATCTTGTGGACTTAGAAGGGGACTTGGGTTTGGTTATAAGGTACATAAGTGATGAACCTAACATAGGTTGTGGAACATATAAATTTACAGTTCACATTCAAGATCAAGGGAAGTGGGTGGAGATTAAAAACTTGGATGAGTGTGCAGCTTTAGTTGGGTACAATCAGTCCATAGTTCTATGTAGTGAGAGATTGAAAGGATTGAAGAGTGATTGCATTTACTTCACGGATTACTATTTggatgagaagatcaagggtGGCAGCCAAGAAATTTGCGTCTTTAGCTTGGAAAATTGTAGTTTCCAGTCGTTGAGATAA
- the LOC119999980 gene encoding T-complex protein 1 subunit beta-like, translating into MAVERIFKEEASEEKGERARMASFVGAMAIADLVKSTLGPKGMDKILQSTGRGREVTVTNDGATILKSLHIDNPAAKVLIDISKVQDDEVGDGTTSVVVLAGELLREAEKLVAAKIHPMTIISGYRMAAECARNALLQRVVDNKEDAEKFKSDLMKIAMTTLSSKILSQDKEHFAKLAVDAVMRLKGSTNLEAIQIIKKPGGSLRDSFLDEGFILDKKIGIGQPKRIENAKILVANTAMDTDKVKIYGARVRVDSMSMVAEIEGAEKEKMREKVQKIINHGINCFVNRQLIYNFPEELFADAGILAIEHADFDGIERLALVTGGEIVSTFDNPESVKLGHCKLIEEIMIGEDKLIHFSGVAMGQACTIVLRGASHHVLDEAERSLHDALCVLSQTVNDSRVLFGGGWPEMVMAKEVDELARRTPGKKSHAIDAFSRALVAIPTTIADNAGLDSAELIAHLRAEHQNEGCTAGIDVITGSVGDMAQLGISEAFKVKQAVLLSATEAAEMILRVDEIITCAPRRREDRM; encoded by the exons ATGGCG GTCGAGAGGATTTTCAAAGAGGAAGCTAGCGAAGAGAAGGGAGAGCGCGCGAGAATG GCATCATTTGTGGGTGCAATGGCCATCGCTGACTTGGTTAAGTCGACTCTAGGGCCGAAGGGAATG GATAAAATTTTACAATCAACTGGCAGAGGACGTGAAGTAACAGTTACTAATGATGGGGCCACAATTTTAAAGTCTCTTCACATCGACAATCCTGCTGCCAAAGTCCTTAttg ATATTTCGAAAGTTCAAGATGATGAAGTTGGTGACGGGACAACTTCTGTTGTTGTCTTGGCCGGGGAGCTTTTAAGGGAGGCAGAAAAGCTGGTAGCTGCTAAGATTCACCCAATGACAATAATATCAG GTTACCGAATGGCAGCTGAATGTGCTCGCAATGCCTTGTTACAACGAGTAGTAGATAATAAGGAGGATGCAG AGAAATTCAAGTCTGACTTGATGAAGATTGCGATGACTACTCTGAGTTCTAAAATTTTATCTCAAGACAAGGAACATTTTGCAAAACTGGCTGTGGATGCTGTCATGAGGTTAAAG GGCAGCACTAACTTGGAAGCTATTCAAATTATCAAGAAGCCTGGAGGATCATTAAGAGATTCCTTTCTAGATGAGGG ATTTATTCTTGACAAGAAAATTGGTATTGGACAACCCAAGCGCATAGAAAATGCAAAGATTTTGGTGGCAAATACAGCAATGGACACTGACAAAGTGAAGATTTATGGGGCTCGTGTTCGTGTTGATTCGATGTCTATGGTAGCTGAAATCGAAGGTGCTGAGAAggaaaaaatgagagaaaaggtGCAGAAAATAATAAATCATGGGATCAACTGCTTTGTTAATAGGCAGTTGATTTACAATTTCCCGGAAGAACTCTTTGCAGATGCTGGAATACTCGCAATTGAGCATGCTGATTTTGATGGTATTGAGCGCCTCGCTTTAGTGACTGGCGGTGAAATCGTATCCACTTTTGACAATCCAGAGTCAGTTAAGCTTGGACACTGCAAGCTTATTGAGGAAATTATGATTGGTGAGGACAAGTTGATCCACTTTTCTGGAGTTGCAATGGGTCAGGCATGTACAATAGTACTGAGAGGTGCTAG CCATCACGTGCTTGATGAAGCTGAAAGGTCTTTGCATGATGCCTTATGTGTGCTGTCTCAGACGGTCAATGATAGCCGAGTTTTGTTTGGAGGTGGATGGCCTGAGATGGTGATGGCAAAAGAAGTGGATGAATTGGCACGGAGGACTCCCGGAAAGAAGTCTCATGCCATTGATGCTTTTTCTCGGGCACTTGTTGCTATTCCTACAACCATTGCTGATAACGCTGGTTTAGATAGTGCTGAATTGATAGCTCATCTCCGTGCTGAGCACCAGAATGAGGGATGCACTGCCGGGATTGATGTCATCACTGGATCT GTGGGGGATATGGCTCAGCTGGGCATCTCCGAGGCATTCAAAGTTAAGCAGGCCGTATTGCTCTCAGCAACTGAGGCTGCTGAGATGATTCTTAGAGTTGACGAGATTATCACTTGTGCCCCACGTAGAAGAGAAGATAGGATGTGA
- the LOC119999308 gene encoding tRNA pseudouridine synthase Pus10 isoform X1: protein MSGESDEAHASNTLEAGEKEMQRVKDVVRSLPLLAVKDLLSAGVCVRCVFRLFGVQGHIYSCSALSLDMICGAVGETADIEGHIVGSDIETNESTYIFKDSEVEPEICIICLGILQFSYRDEKEVLVRRESAKDFVMSLAELVKQEGHQIDGISLEVSVPSVILENEQVAWLDLKRKYGSEPWFQQWLLSERISAKDALKFAIESLLETLFDVKLGSGTLCIRLTYMDSKASNSVERNQGFKRKKTEFPVAEVEAESKRCLNGWQGDNLSKCSKFPLEKVSKPCYLALLCHRTAVYFGGRYLKYSRNVSQTRWIIDDERMGEASVEEIIGGSILPMCQGDNYKFHAAGREDIDVRMLGSGRPFLVEMQNARQIPSEESVKEIETKINQLEPKFVGVRNLKMVDSHSWTLMREGEAEKQKQYAALVWTSRSLEDEDLLSISSVKDLQILQRTPIRVLHRRSPLEREKIIHWIKIERMAGSSQYFLLHLCTQAGTYIKEFVHGDLGRTHPSLLWLLIFIQLYVACKSCIRAIDTPPTCCFELGVMLFLSA from the exons ATGTCGGGAGAGTCAGATGAAGCGCATGCTAGCAACACTTTGGAGGCTGGCGAAAAGGAGATGCAGCGGGTCAAAGACGTCGTTCGCTCGCTGCCTCTTCTGGCCGTCAAGGACTTGTTATCTGCGGGG GTTTGTGTTAGATGTGTCTTCAGGCTATTTGGGGTCCAAGGACATATATATTCTTGCTCTGCCCTCTCACTGGATATGATTTGTGGTGCTGTTGGAGAAACGGCTGATATAGAAGGACATATTGTTGGCAGTGACATTGAAACGAATGAATCAACTTATATATTTAAAGATTCCGAAGTTGAGCCAGAAATCTGTATCATTTGTTTGGGCATTCTGCAGTTCTCTTATCGTGATGAGAAAGAAGTACTGGTGAGAAGGGAGAGTGCCAAAGATTTTGTTATGTCTCTTGCTGAACTTGTGAAGCAAGAAGGTCATCAAATTGATGGAATTTCTCTTGAAGTTTCTGTACCATCAGTGATTTTGGAGAATGAGCAAGTGGCTTG GTTGGATTTGAAAAGGAAATATGGATCTGAACCTTGGTTCCAACAATGGTTACTTTCTGAGCGTATTTCTGCAaaagatgctttgaaatttgcCATAGAAAGTCTCCTTGAGACATTATTT GATGTTAAGCTGGGTTCAGGCACTTTATGCATTCGTTTGACATACATGGactcaaaggcatcaaattcagTAGAAAGGAACCAGGgtttcaagagaaaaaaaacag AATTTCCTGTTGCTGAAGTTGAGGCAGAAAGTAAAAGGTGTTTAAATGGTTGGCAGGGTGATAACCTATCCAAATGCTCCAAATTTCCCCTGGAGAAg GTCAGTAAACCCTGCTACTTGGCACTTCTATGCCATAGGACAGCTGTTTATTTTGGTGGGCGATATCTCAAG TACTCGAGAAACGTGAGTCAAACACGTTGGATCATTGATGATGAGAGAATGGGAGAAGCATCTGTTGAG GAGATAATAGGTGGCAGCATTCTTCCAATGTGTCAGGGTGATAATTACAAGTTTCATGCAGCCGGTAGAGAGGATATCGAT GTTCGAATGCTAGGCTCAGGTCGGCCTTTTCTTGTTGAGATGCAAAATGCACGCCAAATTCCATCGGAGGAGTCTGTGAAAGAAATAGAAACAAAGATAAATCAATTGGAACCTAAATTT GTTGGAGTGAGAAACCTTAAGATGGTCGACAGTCATAGTTGGACCCTCATGCGTGAAGGAGAAGCGGAAAAGCAG AAACAATATGCTGCCCTGGTGTGGACTTCTCGCTCACTTGAGGATGAAGATTTACTCTCTATATCTTCAGTGAAGGACTTA CAAATTTTGCAGAGGACCCCCATAAGGGTGCTTCACCGCCGAAGTCCATTGGAACGTGAAAAGATTATACATTG GATAAAAATTGAGAGAATGGCCGGAAGTTCTCAATATTTCCTTTTGCATCTTTGTACCcag GCTGGGACATATATCAAGGAATTTGTTCATGGGGATCTCGGTCGTACCCATCCcag TCTCTTATGGCTCCTCATATTCATACAACTGTATGTCGCCTGCAAGTCATGTATAAGGGCCATTGATACCCCTCCAACTTGTTGCTTTGAGTTGGGGGTTATGTTATTCCTTTCGGCATAA
- the LOC119999569 gene encoding rop guanine nucleotide exchange factor 1-like, translating to MESIYSEDELDQLSERFESYSLSADVSESESSSNFSCRQRYDCEGASTSLTSSPLGGHYFAENFGPTSPIHIMLPVVGDRHVIPPKIIQKPNTDSTEIELMKERFAKLLLGEDMSGGGKGVCTALALSNAITNLSASVFGELWKLEPLAPQKKSMWYREMEWLLCVSDSIVELNPSLQEFPGGGTFEVMVTRPRSDLFVNLPALKKLDAMSLGILDGFQDSEFYYVDRGLVVDGADENEVSPLQSSSGRPSFRQEEKWWLPFPKVPQNGLSEDVRKRLQQCRECTKQILKAAMAINSNALAEMDVPNAYLESLPKSGKDCLGEIMYRYITASQFSPECLLDYLDLSSEYTTLEIANRIEAAAHIWRQKYLKRKLVHAKVKRPSWGSKVKGFSGHIEKYKLLALRAETLLQNLKLQFPSLPQTALDMNKIQHNKDVGQSILESYSRVMESLAFNIMARIDDLLYVDDVRKQQHGATESRSLYGRGTFDGALPKQKQISRSPFSIENNPCASPFTKPSFSCSASATIRSSDRRKQQSIKKGSPDERLERLLTF from the exons ATGGAGAGTATTTACTCTGAAGACGAGCTAGATCAACTGAGCGAGAGGTTCGAGAGTTACAGTTTGAGTGCGGATGTGAGCGAATCTGAGAGCTCTAGTAACTTTTCGTGTCGACAGCGGTACGATTGTGAAGGCGCGTccacttctttgacttcttcgCCGCTCGGCGGACATTATTTTGCAGAGAATTTCGGTCCTACATCTCCAATTCATATTATGCTGCCCGTCGTAGGTGATAGACATGTGATCCCGCCTAAGATAATACAGAAACCGAATACTGACTCAACTG AAATTGAATTGATGAAGGAGCGTTTTGCAAAGCTTTTGCTTGGAGAAGACATGTCAGGTGGAGGGAAGGGAGTTTGTACTGCGCTGGCCCTCTCCAATGCCATAACAAATCTTTCTG CTTCTGTGTTTGGAGAGCTGTGGAAGTTAGAACCATTGGCCCCGCAGAAGAAGTCAATGTGGTATCGGGAAATGGAATGGCTTTTGTGTGTAAGTGACTCCATAGTAGAACTTAATCCATCATTGCAAGAATTTCCAGGCGGTGGGACTTTTGAGGTTATGGTGACACGGCCCCGCTCGGATCTTTTTGTGAACCTCCCTGCACTTAAAAAACTTGATGCCATGTCGCTTGGCATTCTCGATGGTTTTCAGGATTCTGAGTTTTACTATGTAGACCGCGGATTAGTAGTTGATGGTGCTGATGAGAATGAAGTATCTCCTCTACAGTCATCCTCTGGGAGACCTTCATTCCGGCAGGAAGAGAAATGGTGGCTCCCATTTCCTAAGGTTCCCCAAAATGGTTTGTCAGAAGATGTGCGGAAGAGGTTGCAGCAGTGTAGGGAGTGCACCAAACAGATCCTCAAGGCTGCCATGGCAATTAATAGCAATGCATTGGCTGAGATGGATGTGCCGAATGCATACTTGGAGAGCTTGCCCAAG AGTGGAAAAGATTGTTTAGGTGAGATAATGTATCGCTACATAACTGCCTCTCAGTTCTCTCCTGAGTGCCTCCTTGATTACTTAGACTTGTCATCGGAATATACCACTTTGGAAATTGCAAACAGAATTGAGGCAGCTGCACACATTTGGAGGCAGAAATACCTGAAAAGAAAGTTAGTCCACGCAAAGGTTAAAAGACCATCATGGGGTAGCAAGGTCAAAGGTTTTAGTGGTCATATTGAAAAATATAAGCTTCTAGCATTACGAGCTGAAACCCTCTTACAAAACTTAAAACTGCAATTTCCCAGCCTCCCACAGACTGCTTTAGACATGAACAAGATTCAGCATAACAAG GACGTAGGACAATCCATCCTTGAGAGTTATTCGAGAGTAATGGAGAGCTTAGCCTTCAACATTATGGCTAGGATTGATGATCTCCTATATGTGGATGATGTGAGAAAGCAGCAGCATGGTGCAACAGAGTCTAGATCTCTGTATGGCCGGGGAACATTTGATGGAGCACTTCCTAAACAAAAGCAGATATCACGTAGCCCGTTTTCAATTGAGAACAATCCATGTGCTTCTCCATTTACAAAACCAAGCTTTTCTTGCTCTGCTAGCGCAACCATTAGGAGCTCTGACAGAAGGAAACAACAGTCAATAAAGAAGGGCTCGCCGGATGAGAGACTAGAACGGCTACTAACCTTCTAA
- the LOC119999981 gene encoding enoyl-CoA hydratase 2, peroxisomal: MTDNSEFNPELVLAHKFPERAFAYTERDVALYALGVGACARNAVDADELKYVYHENGQNSIQVLPTFAALFSLESIPDGISLPGIQYDPHLLLHGQQYIEVYKAFPSCASLDNKVSLAGLHDKGKAAILEIETKSYERESGELLCMNRTTVYLRGAGGFSKASKPFSYVNYASNQVPAVKIPKSPPFALYEDCTQASQALLYRLSGDYNPLHSDPSIAKVAGFSAPILHGLCTLGFAVRAIIKCICKGDSNMVKNISGRFLLHVYPGETLITEMWLDGLRVIYQTKVKERNRSVLSGFVGLNRLASSM; the protein is encoded by the exons ATGACGGATAACTCTGAGTTCAATCCTGAGCTCGTCCTCGCTCATAAATTTCCAGAG AGAGCCTTCGCCTATACTGAAAG AGATGTAGCGCTCTATGCTTTGGGTGTTGGAGCTTGTGCCCGTAATGCTGTGGATGCTGATGAACTTAAATACGTTTACCATGAAAATGGCCAGAATTCTATCCAG GTCTTGCCAACATTTGCTGCTCTTTTCTCTCTTGAATCAATCCCAGATGGCATAAGTCTTCCAGGGATTCA ATATGATCCACATCTTCTGTTGCATGGGCAGCAATACATAGAAGTATACAAGGCCTTTCCCTCATGCGCTTCT TTAGATAACAAAGTCAGTCTTGCAGGATTGCATGATAAAG GCAAAGCTGCTATTCTTGAGATTGAAACTAAAAGTTACGAGCGAGAATCTGGTGAACTATTATGCATGAACCG GACAACTGTCTATCTTCGCGGTGCTGGTGGCTTTTCAAAAGCATCCAAGCCCTTTTCCTACGTGAACTACGCATCCAACCAGGTCCCAGCTGTGAAAATTCCAAAATCTCCTCCTTTCGCATTATACGAGGACTGTACTCAGGCATCTCAG GCATTGCTGTATAGACTATCTGGTGACTATAATCCTCTGCATTCAGATCCCTCGATTGCAAAAGTTGCAGG ATTCTCTGCCCCCATATTGCATGGGTTGTGCACACTTGGATTTGCAGTCCGAGCAATCATCAAATGCATCTGTAAAGGAGACTCAAACATGGTCAAAAACATATCGGGTCGGTTCCTTCTGCATGTGTACCCTGGTGAAACTTTGATTACTGAAATGTGGCTTGATGGCCTGAG GGTCATTTATCAGACAAAGGTGAAGGAAAGAAACCGATCTGTGCTATCTGGCTTTGTAGGCCTCAATCGTTTAGCTTCATCTATGTAA